A window from Megalops cyprinoides isolate fMegCyp1 chromosome 8, fMegCyp1.pri, whole genome shotgun sequence encodes these proteins:
- the plgrkt gene encoding plasminogen receptor (KT): MGFLMSKSMDQNFKKQQEFMLLNSRLQLERQIILQTQMRERQMAMQIAWSREFLNYYGVFFSLATLGFTVGAVRKRRPGLFTPVIPLSFILAYQVDMAYGTLMHRIRGQAEDIMVAEHDCLDLPHGTPTFESIEKARRAQAHLLIEK, translated from the exons ATGGGGTTCCTGATGTCCAAATCCATGGACCAGAATTTCAAGAAGCAGCAGGAGTTCATGCTCCTTAACTCCCGACTCCAG CTTGAGCGTCAAATCATTCTGCAGACccagatgagagagaggcagatggcCATGCAGATCGCCTGGTCCAGGGAGTTCCTCAACTACTATGGTGTTTTCTTCAGCCTCGCCACCCTGGGCTTCACAGTGGG agcagtgaggaagaggaggccagGCCTCTTCACCCCTGTCATTCCCCTCAGCTTCATTCTGGCCTACCAGGTGGACATGGCCTACGGAACACTCATGCACCGCATCAGGG GTCAGGCGGAAGATATCATGGTTGCAGAACACGACTGTTTGGACCTCCCCCATGGGACGCCAACGTTTGAGAGCATTGAAAAAGCCCGGCGGGCCCAGGCC